The following coding sequences are from one Melanotaenia boesemani isolate fMelBoe1 chromosome 17, fMelBoe1.pri, whole genome shotgun sequence window:
- the galr1a gene encoding galanin receptor type 1, which produces MEQQVENQSQLFSANTATLPAKLILGVGVDNFISLLVFGLIFILGVLGNTLVITVLARSKPGQPRSTTNIFILNLSVADLSYLLFCVPFQSTIYMLPIWVLGAFICKFIHYFFTVSMLVSIFTLSVMSVDRYVAIVHARKASSIRVGRHATLGVVLIWVVSLAMAAPVAHYQSIVERDDNNTFCWEVWPDHHRKVYVMCTFVFGYLLPLTLISVCYAKVLKHLHKKLKNVSKKSELSKKKTAQTVLVVVVVFCLSWLPHHIVHLWVEFGSFPLNQASFVFRMVAHCLAYSNSSVNPIIYAFLSENFRNSYKQVFWCRAPIECPLNETRDQRSRMEAVPSTNISVTQKGPNCQISKML; this is translated from the exons AtggagcagcaggtggagaacCAAAGTCAGCTGTTCAGCGCCAACACGGCCACGCTGCCGGCCAAACTCATCCTGGGGGTGGGTGTTGACAACTTTATTTCTCTTCTCGTATTTGGACTCATTTTCATTCTGGGTGTGCTCGGGAACACCTTGGTGATCACCGTGCTGGCGCGCAGCAAACCGGGACAACCGAGGAGTACCACCAACATCTTCATCCTGAACCTGAGCGTGGCGGACCTGTCCTACCTCCTCTTCTGCGTCCCCTTCCAGTCCACCATCTACATGCTCCCCATCTGGGTGCTCGGAGCGTTCATCTGCAAGTTCATCCACTATTTCTTCACCGTGTCCATGCTGGTCAGCATTTTCACTCTGTCCGTGATGTCCGTGGACCGCTACGTGGCTATCGTACACGCCAGGAAAGCCTCTTCGATTCGGGTGGGGAGGCACGCAACGCTCGGGGTGGTACTGATCTGGGTCGTGTCCCTAGCCATGGCTGCTCCCGTGGCGCACTACCAAAGCATCGTGGAGAGGGACGACAATAACACGTTCTGCTGGGAGGTCTGGCCGGACCACCACAGAAAGGTCTACGTGATGTGCACCTTTGTGTTTGGTTACCTCCTGCCTCTCACTCTCATCTCGGTTTGCTACGCAAAG GTTTTAAAACATCTCCACAAAAAGCTGAAGAATGTCTCCAAAAAATCCGAATTGTCCAAAAAAAAG ACTGCTCAGACCgtcctggtggtggtggtggtctTCTGTCTGTCCTGGTTGCCCCACCATATAGTCCATCTGTGGGTGGAGTTTGGCTCCTTCCCCCTGAATCAGGCCTCCTTCGTGTTCAGGATGGTGGCTCACTGCCTGGCCTACAGCAACTCCTCTGTCAACCCCATCATCTATGCCTTCCTGTCCGAGAACTTCAGGAACTCCTACAAGCAGGTGTTCTGGTGCCGGGCGCCCATCGAGTGCCCCCTGAATGAAACCAGAGACCAGCGCAGCCGAATGGAGGCGGTGCCTTCCACGAACATCAGCGTGACTCAGAAAGGTCCCAACTGTCAGATCAGTAAAATGCTCTGA